One Colius striatus isolate bColStr4 chromosome 7, bColStr4.1.hap1, whole genome shotgun sequence DNA segment encodes these proteins:
- the SORD gene encoding sorbitol dehydrogenase, producing MAAAGQNLAVVVHKAGDLRLENRPIPEPGPNEVLLRMHSVGICGSDVHYWQHGRIGDFVVKDPIVLGHEASGTVIQVGSGVTHLKPGDRVAIEPGVPREVDEFCKTGRYNLSPTVFFCATPPDNGNLCRYYKHNASYCYKLPDNVTFEEGALIEPLSVGIHACRRAGVTLGSKVFVSGSGPIGLVNVLVAKLMGASAVVVTDLSASRLQKAKEVGADFTIQVKNNTPQELASKVESLLGCMPEITVECTGVQACIQTAIYATRSGGTVVLVGLGSEMITVPIINAVAREVDIRGIFRYCNTWPVAISLLASKKINVKPLVTHRFPLEKALEAFETTKRGEGVKIMLKCDPTDNSP from the exons AGGTCCTCCTGCGGATGCATTCTGTTGGGATCTGTGGGTCTGATGTTCACTACTGGCAGCATGGTCGAATTGGAGACTTTGTGGTGAAGGACCCCATAGTGTTGGGGCACGAAGCTTCTGGGACTGTCATCCAAGTGGGATCAGGGGTGACTCATCTGAAGCCAG GTGATCGTGTGGCCATCGAGCCTGGTGTCCCGAGAGAAGTGGATGAGTTCTGTAAAACTGGGCGCTATAACCTGTCCCCAACCGTCTTCTTCTGCGCGACGCCTCCTGATAACGGCAATCTGTGCCGCTACTACAAGCACAATGCCAGCTACTGCTACAA GCTTCCGGACAATGTCACTTTCGAAGAAGGAGCCCTTATTGAGCCCCTGTCGGTGGGAATCCACGCCTGCAGAAGAGCAGGAGTCACTCTGGGAAGCAAAGTCTTTGTGTCTGGCTCTG GACCAATTGGCCTTGTTAATGTGCTTGTGGCTAAGTTGATGGGTGCGTCAGCTGTGGTAGTTACAG ATCTGTCTGCCTCCCGCCTGCAAAAAGCCAAGGAGGTGGGGGCAGACTTCACCATTCAGGTGAAGAACAACACCCCCCAGGAGTTGGCCTCCAAAGTGGAAAGCCTGCTTGGCTGCATGCCTGAGATAACTGTGGAGTGCACAGGAGTGCAGGCCTGCATCCAGACTGCCATTTAT GCAACTCGTTCTGGCGGGACCGTGGTGCTGGTGGGCTTGGGATCGGAGATGATAACTGTGCCCATCATTAATGCGGTGGCACGGGAGGTGGATATCCGAGGGATATTCCGCTACTGCAACAC GTGGCCTGTGGCAATCTCTCTGCTGGCATCCAAGAAGATAAACGTCAAGCCCTTGGTCACGCACCGCTTCCCCCTGGAAAAGGCTCTTGAGGCATTTGAGACCACAAAGAGGGGCGAGGGGGTGAAAATCATGCTGAAGTGTGACCCCACAGACAACAGCCCCTGA